A genomic region of Leptolyngbya sp. NIES-2104 contains the following coding sequences:
- the pcrA gene encoding DNA helicase PcrA: protein MTVDFLSHLNPSQRQAVQHFCGPLLVIAGAGSGKTRALTYRIANLVLKHRVDPENILAVTFTNKAAREMKDRIERLFAEQEALSEHGKPLESLPGHVQTKLRSHIYKTITKDLWIGTFHALCCRILRFDIEKFQDEKGRKWTRSFSIFDESDAQSLVKDIIINQLNIDEKKFDPRSVRYAISNAKNKGLSPRDYEKEQSNFRGKVIANVYSVYQDKLAENNAVDFDDLIWIPVQLFRQNEQIRAYWHKRFRHILVDEYQDTNRTQYDLIQLLVTNGEAASRFDDWEYRSVFVVGDADQSIYSFRMADFTILMGFQQDFGDGLPDDDTRTMVKLEENYRSTENILQLANELIENNTERIDKILKPTRGQGEANFCYRAQDEIDEAEFVVQQMRRLESMNSDLHWGKFAILYRTNAQSRAFEEILVRWGVPYKVVGGLRFYDRKEIKDVLAYLRAIANPSDTLSLLRVINTPRRGVGKTTIDALQKAAVELGVPLWEILSDETSIKTLAGRSSKGVVQFANIIQKWRSQIDQVSASELVQGVLEDSGYIADLKAQGTDEAEDRLQNVQELYNAVLQFEEESEDDKSLIGFLANASLASDLDDVEEESTKVSLMTLHSSKGLEFPIVFLVGLEQGLFPSFRSLDDPAAIEEERRLCYVGITRAQERLFLSHARERRLYGNREPASPSLFLGEMPRELLESNMKTSIPKKFTTKPAAPVVQNVDTDWSVGDRVMHSQFGIGEITNIFGTGNKATLAIRFDNLTGMKRKILPISDRALTSID, encoded by the coding sequence ATGACTGTTGATTTTCTGAGCCATCTTAATCCGTCTCAAAGGCAAGCCGTCCAGCATTTTTGTGGTCCGTTGCTGGTCATCGCTGGCGCGGGTTCAGGAAAAACTAGGGCATTGACGTATCGCATCGCCAATTTAGTGCTGAAACATCGGGTCGATCCAGAGAATATCTTGGCGGTGACGTTTACAAACAAAGCCGCACGAGAAATGAAAGATCGGATCGAGCGATTGTTTGCCGAACAGGAAGCCTTGAGCGAACACGGGAAGCCGCTGGAATCCTTGCCCGGGCATGTTCAGACAAAACTGCGATCGCACATCTACAAAACGATTACCAAAGATCTTTGGATCGGCACCTTTCACGCGCTGTGCTGTCGGATTCTCCGGTTTGATATTGAAAAATTCCAGGACGAGAAAGGGCGGAAATGGACGCGATCGTTTTCGATTTTCGATGAGTCTGATGCTCAGAGCTTGGTGAAAGATATCATCATTAATCAACTGAATATCGACGAAAAGAAATTTGATCCGCGATCGGTTCGATACGCGATCAGCAATGCGAAAAATAAAGGATTATCTCCACGAGATTACGAGAAAGAGCAATCAAATTTTCGCGGAAAAGTCATCGCAAACGTCTACAGTGTTTATCAAGATAAACTTGCTGAAAATAATGCAGTTGATTTCGACGATTTGATCTGGATTCCGGTACAGCTATTTCGCCAAAACGAACAGATTCGCGCATATTGGCACAAACGCTTTAGACATATTTTAGTTGATGAATATCAAGATACAAATCGTACTCAATATGATCTGATTCAGCTATTAGTGACGAATGGAGAAGCAGCCAGCCGATTCGATGACTGGGAGTACCGCTCTGTATTCGTCGTGGGCGATGCCGACCAGTCAATCTACTCATTTCGCATGGCAGATTTCACGATTCTGATGGGATTTCAGCAGGATTTTGGCGATGGTCTGCCCGATGATGATACGCGGACGATGGTGAAATTAGAAGAGAACTATCGATCGACAGAAAACATTCTCCAACTTGCCAACGAACTGATCGAAAATAACACCGAACGCATCGATAAAATTCTCAAACCGACTCGCGGACAAGGCGAAGCAAATTTCTGCTACCGCGCTCAAGATGAAATCGATGAAGCGGAATTTGTTGTTCAACAAATGCGGCGATTAGAGTCAATGAATTCTGACTTGCACTGGGGCAAATTTGCGATTCTTTATCGTACGAATGCTCAATCACGGGCATTTGAAGAAATTCTCGTGCGCTGGGGTGTGCCTTATAAAGTGGTGGGCGGTTTGCGATTCTATGACCGGAAAGAAATTAAAGATGTTCTGGCATATTTGAGAGCGATCGCGAATCCTTCAGACACGCTTAGCCTTTTGCGCGTGATTAATACTCCTCGTCGTGGAGTTGGCAAAACTACGATCGATGCTCTACAAAAAGCTGCGGTTGAACTCGGTGTTCCACTCTGGGAGATTCTCAGCGATGAAACCTCGATCAAAACCTTAGCAGGGCGCTCTTCTAAAGGGGTCGTTCAGTTTGCAAACATTATTCAAAAATGGCGATCGCAGATTGATCAAGTGAGCGCTTCTGAGTTAGTTCAAGGCGTTCTAGAAGACTCCGGTTACATTGCCGATTTAAAAGCTCAAGGCACTGATGAAGCTGAAGATCGCTTACAAAACGTACAAGAGCTATACAACGCAGTACTACAATTCGAGGAAGAAAGCGAAGACGATAAAAGTTTGATTGGTTTCCTAGCAAATGCGTCTCTAGCTTCAGACCTGGATGATGTCGAAGAGGAATCGACCAAGGTTTCACTGATGACCTTGCACTCATCTAAAGGCTTGGAATTCCCGATCGTATTTCTAGTAGGCTTAGAGCAAGGACTGTTTCCGAGCTTTCGATCGCTTGATGATCCAGCCGCGATCGAAGAAGAACGCCGCCTGTGTTATGTCGGTATCACCCGCGCTCAAGAACGCCTCTTTCTATCCCACGCCCGCGAACGCCGATTGTATGGAAATCGCGAACCCGCCAGCCCATCGTTATTCTTGGGTGAAATGCCGCGTGAACTGTTGGAAAGCAACATGAAAACATCGATTCCCAAGAAGTTCACAACGAAACCTGCCGCTCCTGTCGTTCAGAATGTTGATACCGATTGGAGTGTTGGCGATCGCGTCATGCACAGCCAATTCGGAATCGGTGAAATTACGAATATCTTTGGAACTGGCAACAAGGCAACATTAGCCATTCGATTTGATAACCTAACTGGAATGAAGCGTAAGATTTTGCCGATTAGCGATCGCGCTTTAACCTCGATCGATTAA
- a CDS encoding NF038122 family metalloprotease, producing the protein MTRANAKALNLLSSSSELDGVILFGGLQGSSFRWSYDYTRSSPAPANTLDFLSTAMHEIAHVLGFVSGVDKPGWLSSVSADIVASVEYKSSLFDRVTYTTPLDLFRYSTMGQGRNDLSYGSRGGSKFFSIDGKTSLVEFSTGAEQSLGGDGFQASHWKNTNTRIGLMAPALRLEERSWLSNIDLRAIDVSGWNVQSNPTINLSTLRSQSEAALAQRIGVTTTWLNQNVSAAEGRLVANRVEDVDRMIQDSQIYPWTSRPTGTPPPPVSRLAVDLMQQRVVYSNFETLDEVASVAKPSTLGRAEAAQFDWSRNVPIVSSALRINLPSFSVDLSAIAPRTREIAEIRRIAPAIFQNWFEQLERIIRRSPSNSPRNTHQTGQHSRKFTDFSQMVNWTDF; encoded by the coding sequence ATGACTCGTGCCAATGCGAAGGCACTGAATCTCCTCTCATCTTCGAGTGAACTTGATGGTGTCATTCTGTTTGGTGGACTGCAAGGATCGAGCTTCCGCTGGAGCTATGATTACACCCGCAGTAGTCCTGCTCCAGCCAACACGCTAGATTTTCTCAGCACTGCAATGCACGAAATCGCCCACGTTCTGGGCTTCGTCAGTGGGGTCGATAAACCGGGTTGGCTCAGTAGCGTTTCTGCTGATATAGTCGCTAGTGTCGAGTATAAATCTAGCCTATTTGATCGAGTGACTTACACAACACCACTGGATTTGTTTCGTTACTCGACCATGGGTCAAGGTAGGAACGATCTCTCTTATGGTTCAAGAGGAGGCAGTAAATTCTTCTCGATCGACGGCAAAACCTCGCTGGTAGAATTCTCCACCGGAGCGGAGCAGAGTTTAGGCGGCGATGGATTTCAGGCAAGTCACTGGAAAAATACCAACACTCGGATTGGACTGATGGCTCCAGCACTCCGCCTTGAAGAACGGTCTTGGCTGAGCAATATCGATTTACGAGCAATAGATGTGAGCGGCTGGAACGTTCAATCGAATCCAACGATCAACTTATCAACGCTGAGAAGTCAATCAGAGGCAGCCTTAGCTCAACGGATTGGGGTAACAACAACTTGGCTGAATCAGAATGTCAGTGCAGCAGAAGGGCGCTTAGTCGCGAATCGCGTGGAGGATGTTGATCGCATGATTCAGGATAGCCAAATCTATCCTTGGACTTCAAGACCGACTGGAACTCCTCCTCCTCCTGTTTCTCGTCTAGCCGTGGATCTGATGCAGCAGCGGGTTGTTTATAGCAATTTTGAAACATTAGACGAAGTTGCGTCTGTGGCGAAGCCGTCTACTTTAGGGAGAGCAGAAGCAGCACAGTTCGATTGGTCTAGAAATGTTCCGATTGTAAGTTCGGCGCTGAGAATCAACCTGCCCTCGTTCTCGGTTGACCTGAGTGCGATCGCACCTCGAACTCGTGAAATCGCTGAGATTCGTCGAATCGCTCCTGCGATTTTCCAGAACTGGTTTGAACAACTCGAAAGAATCATCCGTAGATCGCCGAGCAATTCCCCCAGAAATACGCATCAAACAGGTCAGCACTCACGCAAATTTACTGATTTTTCTCAAATGGTCAACTGGACAGACTTTTAG
- a CDS encoding glycosyltransferase family 9 protein, producing MKNAVLSHPWTSVRNLLVMRLDNIGDVIMTSPALRSIKANLPDAKLTLMASPGGSIAASLLPWVDEVLTWRVLWQDFGRLAFDPAREWELVEKLRGFDAVIIFTSFSQSPHPAAFMSCLAGIPLRLGESKEQGGMMLTDEVFAAPDELHQVERNLRLIESVGFEVHDRSLSIQHPNIKLIDQPYIVLNPWTSCQSRNYDAKRFAIAAQQLAKITGWKIVVTGVEKDRDRAKIVLDILGNDCIDLIGKTSLPELAALIANAKLMLSNNTSTMHIADATRTPSVIMFAGTELECQWQPRDCSARLLRRPTPCHPCYAFQCPYDLECLDIEPGEIVRSSLELLEESQLCLKLR from the coding sequence ATGAAAAATGCTGTGCTATCTCATCCTTGGACATCGGTTAGGAATTTATTAGTCATGCGGCTGGACAATATTGGTGATGTGATTATGACCAGTCCAGCTTTGCGATCGATTAAAGCGAATTTGCCAGATGCAAAATTGACGCTGATGGCAAGTCCGGGAGGCTCGATCGCTGCTTCACTATTACCATGGGTGGATGAGGTCTTAACGTGGCGCGTTCTTTGGCAAGATTTCGGACGGTTGGCATTCGATCCAGCCCGCGAATGGGAGCTAGTGGAAAAATTACGCGGATTTGATGCCGTGATTATTTTCACTAGCTTTAGTCAATCTCCCCATCCTGCCGCGTTTATGTCCTGCTTGGCGGGAATTCCTTTGAGACTGGGAGAATCGAAGGAGCAGGGCGGAATGATGCTGACTGATGAAGTTTTTGCTGCACCAGATGAATTGCACCAAGTCGAGCGAAATTTGCGATTGATTGAATCAGTTGGGTTTGAAGTACACGATCGCTCTCTTTCGATTCAACATCCGAACATCAAACTGATTGATCAGCCCTACATTGTGCTGAATCCTTGGACGAGTTGCCAATCACGTAACTATGACGCGAAACGATTCGCGATCGCAGCTCAACAACTTGCAAAGATCACAGGTTGGAAGATTGTTGTCACCGGAGTAGAAAAAGATCGCGATCGGGCTAAAATCGTTCTAGATATCTTAGGCAATGATTGCATTGATTTGATTGGAAAAACTAGCTTGCCGGAGCTTGCAGCTTTAATTGCGAATGCAAAATTGATGTTAAGCAACAATACATCAACGATGCACATTGCAGATGCAACAAGAACACCGAGCGTGATTATGTTTGCTGGGACTGAGCTTGAGTGTCAGTGGCAACCGCGTGATTGTTCTGCTCGATTGTTGCGCCGACCGACACCCTGCCACCCTTGCTATGCCTTTCAATGTCCTTATGATTTGGAGTGCTTGGACATTGAACCGGGAGAAATTGTGCGATCGAGCCTTGAACTTTTAGAAGAATCTCAACTATGCCTAAAGTTGCGTTAA
- a CDS encoding glycosyltransferase: MPKVALIAGTYLPDRCGVAHYTARLRSELSIDTIVLTTFEAAKDNPTVFGVVKDWSIKSLPALVQAVHRSQADILHIQHAAGTYGFDRAIFLLPLLLRATGWYKPIITTVHEYGWWEWEPKWIPKPLLESLKQWGQRHQWWDREDGFLLTQSAAIITTNDEAEKVLIERLPDAEVHRIPIGANIKVIECENARQKLFDRCGWSGDVMTIAFFGFLHPVKGLETLLTAFRNVVDRHSQARLVLIGGVESLALRGEDAKQYWTKLETIIADLNLKDKVHMTGYVPGDVASIYLSGADIGVLPFNHGVTLKSGSLLALMAHRLPVIATGTEPHVKQIPPRDSDTLTDALSTLIEDPAERDRLSQQGYEFVQQFNWTAIARSHLEIYRSVVPYV, from the coding sequence ATGCCTAAAGTTGCGTTAATTGCTGGAACTTATTTACCCGATCGCTGTGGTGTAGCTCACTATACGGCACGATTGCGATCGGAATTGTCGATCGACACGATTGTTCTAACCACATTTGAAGCAGCTAAAGATAATCCGACTGTTTTCGGTGTTGTAAAAGATTGGAGCATCAAGAGCTTACCTGCATTAGTTCAAGCAGTTCATCGATCGCAAGCTGACATCTTACATATTCAACACGCAGCGGGAACTTATGGTTTCGATCGAGCAATCTTTCTCTTACCGTTGCTGCTTCGTGCGACAGGTTGGTATAAACCAATCATTACAACTGTGCATGAATACGGATGGTGGGAGTGGGAGCCGAAATGGATTCCGAAACCGCTTTTGGAAAGCTTGAAACAATGGGGACAGCGACATCAATGGTGGGATCGTGAAGATGGTTTTTTGCTCACTCAGAGTGCGGCAATTATTACGACAAATGATGAGGCAGAAAAGGTACTGATTGAGCGACTTCCTGATGCTGAGGTTCATCGTATCCCGATCGGGGCGAACATTAAAGTGATTGAATGTGAGAATGCAAGACAGAAGTTATTCGATCGATGTGGTTGGTCTGGAGATGTGATGACGATCGCATTTTTTGGCTTTCTTCATCCAGTAAAAGGTTTAGAAACGTTGCTTACCGCTTTTCGGAATGTGGTCGATCGACATTCTCAAGCCCGATTAGTTCTGATTGGTGGTGTTGAGAGTTTAGCGCTACGTGGAGAAGATGCAAAACAATACTGGACAAAGTTAGAAACGATTATTGCTGATCTAAACCTCAAAGATAAAGTTCACATGACGGGGTATGTTCCGGGTGATGTTGCTTCGATTTATCTATCGGGTGCTGATATTGGAGTCTTGCCGTTTAATCATGGGGTGACACTCAAAAGTGGCTCATTACTAGCATTGATGGCGCATCGATTACCTGTGATTGCAACGGGAACAGAACCGCACGTTAAGCAGATTCCGCCGCGTGATTCGGATACTTTGACTGATGCACTATCTACGCTAATTGAAGATCCAGCAGAACGCGATCGCTTATCGCAACAAGGTTATGAATTCGTGCAGCAGTTTAATTGGACAGCGATCGCACGATCGCATCTGGAAATTTATCGATCGGTGGTGCCTTATGTTTGA
- a CDS encoding glycosyltransferase family 9 protein: protein MQRILFIELLGGIGDILIALSAIQALARSHQTKVTVLTFAPGGSLLETDPLVDRVVYAEKGTVRQSIEQLLTQQSFDLIVSDTNYDRIDELIRDRADRVVTNLWRSPPPNQLVSDRFVEILQSEGLISESLPPKIYLTSEEYQAAREKLAGLARPIVVLCPDAGMQIKRWDERNFIKVGQELKTSIVVLVGSDREQSAFIADNIPAAKLWELGTIRELAAMLSQADLMIAGDTGAARIAAAVGTPTITLFGPSWSERYGQPQPHVNLQGYLNCPERRIENFTVQACWYGGDCPIADWVTCVDEISVDRVMAAARELLEAQNVRK, encoded by the coding sequence ATGCAGCGAATCTTATTTATTGAGCTATTGGGTGGAATTGGGGATATTTTAATCGCGCTCTCTGCTATTCAAGCACTGGCACGCAGTCATCAAACGAAAGTAACTGTGTTGACGTTTGCACCAGGTGGCTCTTTGTTGGAAACTGATCCGCTGGTCGATCGAGTGGTTTATGCCGAGAAAGGTACTGTGAGACAGTCGATCGAGCAATTATTAACGCAGCAATCTTTCGATTTGATTGTTTCTGATACGAATTACGATCGCATTGACGAATTAATTCGCGATCGTGCGGATCGAGTGGTAACGAATCTTTGGCGATCGCCGCCTCCGAATCAGTTAGTGAGCGATCGTTTCGTTGAGATTTTGCAATCAGAAGGATTGATTTCAGAATCACTGCCTCCTAAAATCTATCTCACTTCTGAAGAGTACCAGGCTGCACGAGAAAAATTAGCAGGGTTGGCGCGTCCGATCGTGGTGCTTTGTCCTGATGCGGGAATGCAGATTAAACGATGGGATGAGCGAAATTTTATCAAGGTTGGGCAAGAACTGAAAACGTCGATCGTGGTTTTGGTGGGTTCCGATCGAGAACAGTCTGCATTCATTGCTGACAACATTCCCGCTGCCAAACTTTGGGAGTTAGGAACAATCAGAGAGCTTGCTGCAATGTTGTCTCAAGCGGATTTGATGATTGCAGGAGATACAGGAGCCGCGAGAATTGCCGCCGCAGTTGGAACACCAACGATTACTTTATTTGGTCCGTCTTGGTCTGAGCGTTATGGGCAACCCCAACCGCATGTGAATCTACAAGGCTATTTGAATTGTCCAGAGCGCAGAATTGAGAATTTTACGGTGCAGGCTTGTTGGTATGGCGGGGACTGTCCGATCGCAGATTGGGTAACTTGCGTGGATGAAATTTCTGTCGATCGAGTGATGGCAGCAGCGAGGGAATTGCTGGAAGCTCAAAATGTTCGTAAATGA
- a CDS encoding glycosyltransferase — MNDTSETSAKIIVYTDSEGIGGAEISLGHLVATTSMNATVIGVSETVIDFIAKDRPKFILQKNFFSHWQTFNRLQPNVIHINLCTPWAGAIALSAALIIPTARVIRVDQLPLRTTDAIELWRTRFLSLRVDAHVAVGKASAQRMEDFYALGRNSVISVPNGVPDLGEPESSIKETMTVGGIGRLDAMKAHEILLKAIAQVENVNAVILGEGSERSNLEQLAIDLGIQNRVQLLGWVDNPRSYLSQFDIVAMPSRSEGFPLAMVEAMLAARPVIATRVGSMPEAVIDGVTGWLIEKNDVDGLVKALKRSRDDIDLRLQIGQQARQIALANFTVEAMTKQYEQLWQELREKPRSPRFQVPRPKD; from the coding sequence ATGAACGATACTTCTGAAACTTCCGCCAAAATCATTGTCTACACCGATTCTGAAGGCATTGGTGGTGCAGAAATTAGCTTGGGTCATCTCGTTGCAACAACATCAATGAACGCGACTGTAATCGGTGTGTCTGAAACAGTAATAGACTTCATCGCTAAAGACCGTCCAAAGTTCATTCTGCAAAAAAACTTCTTTTCGCATTGGCAGACATTCAATCGCTTACAGCCTAATGTCATTCACATCAATCTTTGTACACCTTGGGCAGGTGCGATCGCATTATCCGCAGCGTTGATAATTCCAACTGCGAGAGTTATTCGAGTTGATCAATTACCACTCAGAACCACTGATGCGATCGAGCTTTGGCGCACTCGATTTTTATCTTTGCGGGTTGATGCTCATGTTGCAGTTGGAAAAGCCAGCGCCCAAAGAATGGAAGACTTCTACGCGCTTGGACGAAACTCTGTAATCTCTGTTCCAAATGGCGTTCCAGATTTGGGAGAGCCAGAGTCAAGTATCAAAGAAACAATGACGGTCGGAGGCATCGGACGCTTAGATGCAATGAAAGCACATGAGATTTTATTGAAAGCGATCGCACAAGTTGAGAATGTTAACGCTGTAATTTTGGGAGAAGGATCAGAGCGATCGAACTTAGAACAATTAGCAATCGATTTAGGAATTCAAAATCGGGTTCAACTCTTAGGTTGGGTAGACAATCCGCGATCGTATCTCTCACAGTTTGATATCGTCGCGATGCCTTCCCGCTCTGAGGGGTTTCCGCTGGCAATGGTGGAAGCGATGTTGGCAGCACGTCCAGTGATTGCTACACGAGTTGGAAGTATGCCGGAAGCAGTGATTGATGGTGTTACAGGATGGCTGATTGAAAAAAATGATGTGGATGGATTGGTAAAGGCGTTAAAGCGATCGCGTGATGATATCGATCTCAGACTTCAAATCGGTCAACAAGCCAGACAAATAGCGTTAGCAAATTTCACGGTAGAAGCCATGACCAAACAGTATGAGCAACTGTGGCAGGAATTGAGAGAAAAACCGCGATCGCCTAGGTTCCAAGTGCCGCGACCGAAAGATTAA
- a CDS encoding DUF928 domain-containing protein, whose product MMRLNSVQRWVARSIAIALVSTSLVGSRTQATPQVRFEPPEGGAPVETKGGASRGDIACATSTSRDTPQIVLVTPANSNYGLTTSEHPTFLMYVPPSSAQKAFFSIKNAKGQVHYRQLLTVPQQGGILRLTLPKSVPSLAANQSYEWGIVLMCGGRLRPDSPFASGWIQRIQLANKVSTNLKKQSAMDQAATYGASGIWYDMISTIADLKQQQPQDPAISQTWRQILDAAGLTKITPAPIVN is encoded by the coding sequence ATGATGAGACTGAATTCGGTACAGCGTTGGGTAGCTCGATCGATTGCGATCGCTCTGGTTTCGACTAGCCTTGTAGGATCGCGCACTCAAGCCACTCCTCAAGTCAGATTTGAACCTCCTGAAGGTGGTGCACCTGTTGAAACAAAAGGCGGTGCTTCTCGTGGAGATATTGCATGTGCCACTTCAACTAGTCGCGATACTCCTCAAATTGTTCTGGTCACGCCTGCGAACTCGAACTATGGTTTAACGACCTCGGAGCATCCTACCTTTCTAATGTATGTTCCACCCAGTTCTGCTCAGAAGGCATTTTTCAGCATTAAAAATGCGAAAGGGCAAGTTCACTATCGACAGCTACTGACAGTTCCGCAGCAGGGCGGAATTCTGCGATTGACCTTACCCAAATCTGTGCCGTCTCTAGCAGCGAATCAGTCCTATGAGTGGGGAATTGTGCTGATGTGTGGTGGCAGATTGCGACCGGATAGCCCCTTTGCGAGTGGTTGGATTCAGCGGATTCAACTTGCAAACAAAGTGAGCACAAATTTGAAAAAACAATCCGCAATGGATCAAGCCGCAACTTACGGAGCGAGTGGAATCTGGTATGACATGATTTCGACGATCGCAGATTTGAAGCAGCAACAGCCTCAAGATCCCGCGATCTCGCAAACCTGGAGACAGATTCTCGATGCCGCAGGATTGACGAAAATCACACCTGCACCCATCGTGAACTAA
- a CDS encoding CHASE2 domain-containing protein, with translation MPFKLPSSSVRQRLRRRLWNSETKVLTTGLSAALATIAVSFTGVLQVPEWAMLDLFFRVRPSELTDPRVVVITIDDMDISQIGAWPLPDRTLAQILKKLRAEKPRVIGLDLYRDLPVEPGNAELQEVFRTTPNLIGVQKRFGSRQVPPPKTLAEKGQVAIVDRVEDADGRIRRDLISARSEGKTYVSLGTRLSLMYLEAQGIQLEAIPEQKGSYRLGRAVFTAFRGDDGGYIRADDNGYQTLLNFRGDEQVFTTIPLRSFLSGAVSPELVRDRIVLIGSIAESTNDFLLTPYDSSQTDQFSRTPGVFVHANAISQMLGAAIDGRRLIQVLPEAAEKLWAVVWALGGILLSRRVLQGSWTEKSFFYGQAAIGVGGLSVGAILSSYGLFLLGWWIPVFPAILGLAISTGVCLLFHEQDLHRLAYMDELTQIANRRYFEQQLIKSVQQRDEVSLLLCDVDFFKLYNDTYGHQAGDQCLMQVAQVLKRSVRRSDLVARYGGEEFAVILPGTSIEVAERVANRILEQMRESRLPHESSKVNDCVTISCGIASVVAERSKFQLLDGTIHHLVERADKALYQSKLDGRDRYTVTSID, from the coding sequence ATGCCGTTCAAACTGCCCAGTTCGAGTGTTCGTCAACGATTGCGACGACGGTTATGGAATTCTGAGACGAAAGTGCTCACAACTGGACTGAGTGCAGCACTCGCCACGATCGCAGTCAGCTTTACCGGAGTCCTCCAAGTTCCAGAGTGGGCGATGCTCGATCTGTTTTTTCGAGTTCGTCCTTCTGAATTGACTGATCCGCGCGTCGTCGTGATCACGATCGATGACATGGATATTAGTCAAATTGGAGCTTGGCCTCTTCCCGATCGCACATTGGCGCAAATTTTGAAGAAGCTGCGGGCAGAAAAGCCGAGAGTGATCGGGCTGGATTTGTATCGCGACTTGCCTGTTGAACCGGGAAATGCTGAGCTTCAGGAAGTGTTTCGCACCACTCCCAATTTGATTGGGGTACAGAAGCGATTTGGCAGTCGGCAGGTTCCCCCACCGAAGACATTAGCGGAAAAAGGTCAAGTTGCGATCGTCGATCGCGTCGAAGATGCCGATGGACGCATTCGACGCGATTTAATTTCTGCAAGGTCAGAAGGCAAAACTTACGTGAGCTTGGGAACACGCTTGTCACTCATGTATCTTGAAGCTCAGGGGATTCAACTAGAAGCGATTCCAGAGCAGAAAGGTAGCTATCGCTTGGGGCGGGCTGTATTTACAGCGTTTCGGGGTGATGACGGTGGGTATATTCGCGCCGATGATAATGGCTATCAGACCTTGCTGAATTTTCGGGGAGATGAGCAAGTATTTACAACAATTCCACTGAGATCGTTTCTGAGTGGAGCGGTTTCGCCGGAATTAGTTCGCGATCGCATTGTGTTAATTGGCTCGATCGCGGAAAGCACGAATGATTTTCTACTGACACCCTACGACAGTAGCCAAACCGACCAATTTTCCAGAACACCGGGTGTATTTGTTCATGCGAATGCAATTAGTCAGATGTTGGGAGCCGCGATCGATGGTCGCAGATTGATTCAGGTGCTACCGGAAGCGGCTGAAAAGCTTTGGGCAGTCGTTTGGGCGCTCGGTGGAATTTTGCTGAGTCGGCGGGTGCTACAAGGCAGTTGGACAGAGAAATCATTTTTTTACGGTCAAGCTGCGATCGGAGTGGGAGGACTGAGTGTAGGAGCGATTCTGAGTAGCTATGGGTTATTTTTATTAGGCTGGTGGATTCCAGTTTTTCCGGCGATTCTGGGGTTAGCGATTTCAACTGGAGTTTGCTTGTTGTTTCACGAGCAAGATTTACATCGCTTAGCCTACATGGATGAACTGACCCAGATTGCGAATCGTCGATACTTTGAGCAGCAGTTGATTAAGTCCGTTCAGCAGCGGGATGAAGTCTCGCTACTACTGTGCGATGTGGATTTTTTCAAGTTGTACAACGATACTTACGGGCATCAAGCGGGAGATCAGTGTTTGATGCAGGTGGCGCAGGTTTTGAAGCGGAGTGTGCGGCGATCAGATTTAGTCGCACGATATGGAGGTGAGGAGTTTGCAGTTATCTTGCCGGGAACCTCGATCGAGGTTGCAGAAAGAGTTGCAAATCGCATCTTAGAGCAAATGAGAGAAAGCCGTTTACCTCACGAAAGCTCTAAAGTGAATGATTGTGTCACAATAAGCTGCGGGATTGCCAGCGTCGTGGCAGAGCGATCGAAGTTTCAGCTACTTGACGGCACGATTCATCATTTAGTAGAACGGGCTGATAAAGCTTTGTATCAGTCGAAATTAGATGGGCGCGATCGATATACGGTTACGTCGATCGATTAA